In a genomic window of Roseiflexus castenholzii DSM 13941:
- a CDS encoding serine hydrolase, which yields MKNITHAHATLLRTLLLMCLALLVACSAPTSATVAPSPDVSPTVESTATPVPSPVPIPTPAPTATPEPRLAEGVYIAGIEVGGLTSTEARQELTTRLAPLLRPLDIRAGDQEIMLRPEDIGMRIALDSMLDVARAAPIGERVPLQIVYHEDKLRAVLTALSEEVSVPAQFSVLTETKTISRSFVMDGGLSIDIDSAIQQIDDRLRSVGAPRRVTLTLAPQRGLAVRPDPQMLQEQLETMADSWRGVIGVYVYDLTKAEVVAALNPDTAFSAASTIKMPIMLNAYINLPEFTEKQQAALRSMIVDSDNLAANALLAASVGGVGTEDAIVGAERMSAMLADLGFTETFQYVPFEAQDYIKLMKLKVKAGPARGGKPPYTDAGRYLRTTPREMATLYVEVDRCARGEGLLLERFDDMLTPERCQEMLDNLANNDDNRRMVAGIPEGVRVEHKSGWIADMQADVGIVRSPGGDYVIAIYVYRPLASGDAPVPDQIMMSTIAAFSRLVYTYFNPLTAS from the coding sequence TGCCACGTTGCTGCGCACTCTGTTGCTGATGTGCCTGGCATTGCTGGTTGCGTGCAGCGCGCCGACGAGCGCAACAGTTGCTCCCTCGCCTGACGTGTCGCCAACTGTCGAATCGACGGCGACCCCTGTTCCATCTCCTGTTCCAATACCAACCCCTGCGCCCACCGCTACGCCGGAACCGCGTCTGGCGGAAGGAGTCTACATCGCCGGTATCGAGGTTGGCGGGTTGACCTCAACCGAGGCGCGGCAGGAATTGACGACACGCCTGGCGCCGCTGTTGCGTCCGCTCGATATTCGCGCTGGCGATCAGGAGATCATGCTGCGACCTGAAGATATTGGAATGCGCATCGCTCTCGATTCTATGCTCGACGTGGCACGCGCTGCGCCTATCGGCGAGCGTGTGCCGTTGCAGATTGTGTACCATGAAGACAAACTGCGCGCAGTGTTGACAGCGCTGAGTGAAGAAGTCAGCGTTCCAGCACAATTTTCGGTCCTGACCGAAACCAAAACTATTTCGCGCAGTTTTGTGATGGATGGCGGGTTGAGCATCGATATCGACAGTGCCATACAACAGATCGATGATCGCCTGCGCTCGGTGGGCGCGCCACGACGTGTGACGCTCACGCTTGCACCGCAGCGCGGACTGGCAGTGCGACCGGATCCGCAGATGCTTCAGGAGCAGCTTGAAACCATGGCGGACTCCTGGCGCGGCGTGATCGGCGTGTACGTCTATGACCTGACGAAGGCCGAAGTGGTCGCTGCTCTTAATCCCGATACCGCATTTTCAGCAGCCAGCACGATCAAGATGCCGATTATGCTCAACGCCTATATCAATCTGCCCGAATTCACCGAAAAGCAGCAGGCGGCGCTGCGCAGCATGATTGTTGACAGCGACAACCTGGCTGCGAATGCATTACTTGCGGCATCCGTCGGCGGCGTCGGCACTGAAGACGCCATCGTCGGCGCAGAACGGATGAGTGCAATGCTGGCTGATCTGGGTTTTACCGAGACGTTTCAGTACGTGCCGTTCGAGGCGCAGGATTATATCAAACTGATGAAACTCAAGGTAAAGGCGGGTCCTGCCCGTGGCGGGAAGCCGCCTTACACCGATGCCGGACGTTATCTGCGCACCACGCCGCGCGAAATGGCGACGCTGTATGTTGAAGTCGATCGCTGCGCGCGTGGCGAAGGTCTGCTGCTGGAGCGTTTCGACGATATGCTCACGCCGGAACGTTGCCAGGAAATGCTCGATAATCTGGCAAACAATGATGATAACCGACGCATGGTTGCCGGCATTCCCGAGGGCGTGCGCGTCGAGCACAAGAGCGGATGGATCGCCGATATGCAGGCGGATGTCGGTATTGTACGCTCGCCTGGCGGCGATTATGTGATCGCCATTTATGTGTATCGCCCTCTTGCCTCGGGTGATGCACCGGTTCCCGACCAGATTATGATGTCCACCATCGCTGCATTTTCGCGGTTGGTCTACACATATTTCAACCCGCTGACTGCATCGTAA
- the trpD gene encoding anthranilate phosphoribosyltransferase, whose product MPIRDQIIQIVRGHDLTEEQAAEAMEEIMTGVATPAQVAALLTALHLKGETDAEIAGMARVMRAKAIPVHFDGPLLDTCGTGGDSAGTFNISTTAAFIAAGAGATVAKHGNRAMSSVCGSADVLEGLGVTIDLDAAGVARCLEQAGIGFMFAQKFHPAMRFVGPVRREIGIRTIFNALGPLSNPAQARHQTLGVADPALAEKMARALYLLGAQHALVVHGHGGLDELTLSGPNLVIEVRAGHKPRRYEVSAGDLGLTPAPREALLGGDVSTNVAIVRAILSGEERGARRDVALLNAAAALVAADYAADLREGLQQARQSLESGAALARLERLITVSSINR is encoded by the coding sequence ATGCCAATCCGTGATCAGATTATCCAGATCGTTCGGGGTCATGATCTCACCGAAGAGCAGGCTGCCGAAGCGATGGAAGAAATTATGACCGGCGTGGCGACCCCGGCGCAGGTCGCGGCGCTGCTCACAGCGCTCCACCTGAAGGGCGAAACCGACGCCGAGATCGCCGGCATGGCGCGGGTTATGCGCGCCAAAGCCATCCCCGTCCACTTCGACGGTCCGCTGCTCGACACATGCGGCACCGGCGGCGACAGCGCCGGCACGTTCAACATTTCGACGACCGCCGCGTTCATCGCGGCAGGCGCCGGCGCAACGGTCGCCAAGCACGGCAACCGTGCCATGTCGAGTGTCTGCGGCTCTGCCGACGTGCTCGAAGGGCTGGGGGTCACCATCGATCTCGACGCCGCTGGCGTGGCGCGCTGTCTCGAACAGGCGGGCATTGGGTTCATGTTCGCACAGAAGTTCCATCCGGCGATGCGCTTTGTCGGACCGGTGCGCCGTGAGATCGGCATCCGCACCATCTTCAACGCCCTCGGTCCGTTGAGCAACCCGGCGCAGGCACGCCACCAGACGCTTGGTGTCGCCGATCCGGCGCTGGCGGAGAAGATGGCGCGCGCGCTTTACCTTCTCGGCGCGCAGCATGCTCTGGTCGTTCATGGGCACGGCGGGCTGGATGAACTGACCCTGAGCGGACCGAACCTCGTCATCGAAGTGCGTGCCGGTCACAAGCCGCGACGGTATGAGGTCAGCGCCGGCGACCTGGGGCTGACGCCTGCCCCGCGCGAGGCGCTGCTCGGCGGCGATGTATCGACGAACGTGGCGATTGTTCGCGCCATTCTCAGCGGAGAAGAACGGGGAGCACGGCGCGACGTGGCGTTGCTGAACGCCGCCGCCGCTCTTGTTGCCGCCGACTACGCCGCCGACCTGCGCGAGGGGTTGCAGCAGGCGCGGCAGAGCCTTGAGAGTGGCGCCGCCCTGGCGCGCCTGGAGCGGCTTATCACGGTCAGTAGCATCAACCGTTGA
- a CDS encoding anthranilate synthase component II, with protein MILLLDNYDSFTYNLYQYLSELGAQVTVKRNDELTVGEVAALAPEKIVISPGPCTPNEAGISVALIRELGATIPLLGVCLGHQAIGAAYGGAVVRAPKAMHGKVSLIHHNEQGVFAGLPAPFRATRYHSLIVRRDDLPDCLEITAWTDDGLIMGVRHRDHPVQGVQFHPESIMTEAGKELLRNFLAGR; from the coding sequence ATGATCCTCCTTCTCGATAACTACGACTCCTTCACCTACAATCTCTACCAGTATCTGAGCGAACTTGGGGCGCAGGTGACGGTGAAACGCAACGATGAACTGACGGTCGGCGAGGTGGCAGCGCTGGCGCCGGAGAAGATCGTCATATCGCCAGGACCATGCACCCCGAACGAAGCGGGCATCAGTGTCGCACTCATTCGCGAACTGGGTGCGACGATCCCGCTCCTCGGCGTCTGCCTGGGGCATCAGGCAATTGGCGCGGCATACGGCGGCGCCGTCGTGCGCGCGCCAAAGGCGATGCACGGCAAGGTCTCCCTCATTCATCATAACGAGCAGGGGGTGTTCGCCGGTCTGCCTGCGCCGTTTCGGGCGACGCGCTATCATTCGCTGATTGTGCGCCGTGACGATCTGCCCGATTGTCTGGAGATTACAGCATGGACCGACGATGGACTGATTATGGGGGTGCGCCACCGCGACCATCCGGTGCAGGGGGTGCAGTTCCATCCTGAGTCGATCATGACCGAGGCGGGTAAAGAATTGCTGCGCAATTTCCTGGCAGGGCGCTGA
- the trpE gene encoding anthranilate synthase component I has protein sequence MKLFPSLQEMRALVGQGNLCPLYAEVLADLETPVSAFLKVAREPWSFLLESVEGGQHIARYSFIGVEPYMTLRFDQGVASAVQGGYKQTLPYTDPLHVLHSYLSAYRPVRLPDLPRFVGGAVGYFSYETVGYFERLPRPEKRGYAMPEGLWQFVDTLLVFDHLRHKIKVLTHVHLDDPDLEGAYQRAAARIEALIERLRQPLPLHNHALPAERDSAETPQERTFSFVANYEPWPSETSAPVTIASNVTRDEYMRRVNVAKEYIAAGDIFQVVPSQRFSRPVRVHPFAIYRALRTINPSPYMFYLHTPEGDLVGASPELLVRVEEGIVTTHPIAGTRRRGKDPEEDARLAQELLADEKERAEHLMLVDLGRNDLGRVSEPGTVRVPAFMEVEKFSHVMHLVSHVTGKLRSDMTALDALRAVFPAGTVSGAPKIRAMEIIAELEGEQRGIYAGAVGHVGFNGDLDTCIALRTMVVKDGIAYVQAGGGVVADSDPAAEYEESCNKAAALLRAIDAAEGDL, from the coding sequence ATGAAACTTTTTCCATCGCTTCAAGAGATGCGCGCCCTGGTCGGGCAGGGCAACCTCTGCCCACTCTACGCCGAGGTGCTCGCCGATCTGGAAACGCCGGTATCGGCATTCCTCAAAGTTGCGCGCGAACCGTGGAGCTTCCTGCTCGAATCGGTCGAAGGCGGGCAGCACATCGCGCGCTACTCGTTCATCGGCGTCGAACCGTACATGACACTCCGTTTCGATCAGGGAGTCGCCAGCGCGGTGCAGGGCGGGTACAAGCAGACGCTGCCCTACACCGATCCGCTGCATGTGCTTCACTCCTACCTGAGCGCCTATCGCCCGGTGCGCCTGCCCGATCTGCCGCGCTTCGTCGGTGGCGCCGTCGGCTACTTCAGTTACGAGACGGTCGGCTATTTCGAGCGCCTGCCGCGCCCGGAGAAACGCGGCTATGCGATGCCCGAAGGACTGTGGCAATTTGTTGATACGCTGCTGGTCTTCGATCATCTGCGCCACAAGATCAAGGTGCTGACCCACGTCCACCTGGACGACCCGGATCTCGAGGGCGCCTATCAGCGTGCTGCGGCTCGGATCGAAGCGCTGATCGAGCGACTGCGACAGCCGCTTCCACTACACAACCACGCACTCCCGGCGGAGCGTGATTCTGCCGAGACGCCGCAGGAGCGTACTTTTTCCTTCGTGGCGAATTATGAACCCTGGCCCTCCGAAACATCGGCGCCGGTCACTATTGCGTCGAACGTCACCCGCGACGAATACATGCGGCGCGTCAACGTCGCCAAAGAGTACATCGCGGCTGGCGACATCTTTCAGGTCGTGCCCTCGCAACGCTTCAGCCGCCCGGTGCGCGTCCATCCCTTCGCCATTTACCGCGCGCTGCGCACGATCAATCCGTCGCCGTATATGTTCTACCTCCACACCCCCGAAGGCGACCTGGTCGGCGCGTCGCCGGAATTGCTGGTGCGCGTCGAGGAAGGAATAGTGACCACGCATCCGATTGCGGGCACCCGTCGCCGCGGCAAAGACCCGGAAGAGGACGCGCGGCTGGCGCAGGAGTTGCTGGCAGACGAAAAAGAGCGCGCCGAGCACCTGATGCTCGTCGATCTGGGGCGCAACGACCTGGGGCGCGTGTCGGAACCGGGAACGGTTCGGGTTCCGGCATTTATGGAGGTAGAAAAGTTCAGCCACGTGATGCACCTGGTGAGCCATGTCACCGGCAAACTGCGCAGCGATATGACGGCACTCGATGCGTTGCGCGCCGTATTCCCCGCCGGAACCGTCAGCGGCGCGCCGAAGATCCGCGCTATGGAGATCATCGCCGAACTCGAAGGTGAACAGCGCGGCATCTACGCCGGCGCGGTCGGACACGTCGGCTTCAATGGCGATCTCGATACCTGCATTGCGCTGCGCACAATGGTCGTCAAAGACGGCATCGCGTATGTGCAGGCGGGCGGGGGGGTGGTCGCGGACAGTGACCCGGCGGCAGAGTATGAGGAAAGTTGCAACAAGGCGGCAGCGCTGCTGCGCGCCATTGACGCAGCGGAGGGCGACCTATGA